Proteins co-encoded in one Papaver somniferum cultivar HN1 chromosome 5, ASM357369v1, whole genome shotgun sequence genomic window:
- the LOC113281337 gene encoding uncharacterized protein LOC113281337, with the protein MAALLCCSSSTKLLLPLSIKSNSLPLIISNSNISSNTSLLSRVSFQPSKTSRINNNIRCQAQNSLDSTVYKGIYGPWSVDSTDVREVILYRSGLVTAAATFVIGGSTAFLPDDYFLTNVLKQNLDVFYALGAGGLGLSLFLIHIYVTEIKRTLQVLWAIGVLGSIVASLRLAEPVGESLPQYVVDHSMAVWFIGPLFAALTGLVFKEGLCYGKLEAGILTFIIPSVLLGHLTGLMDDGLKLSLLGIWMVLFSIFAARKFTQPIKDDIGDKSVFIFNALPEKEKKDLLEKLGQADLMQDID; encoded by the exons ATGGCTGCTTTATTGTGTTGCAGTAGTAGTACCAAACTTCTTCTTCCCTTGTCCATAAAATCTAATTCACTCCCACTTATTATCAGTAATAGTAATATCTCATCAAATACTTCATTGCTTTCTAGGGTTTCATTTCAACCCTCCAAGACATCAAGGATTAATAATAATATTAGATGCCAAGCTCAAAACTCATTGGATTCAACTGTCTATAAAGGAATTTACGGGCCATGGTCTGTCGATTCTACAGATGTGCGCGAG GTGATACTATATAGGTCAGGGTTAGTGACAGCTGCTGCAACATTTGTAATTGGTGGCTCAACTGCATTTTTACCTGATGATTATTTCTTAACCAATGTATtgaaacaaaatcttgatgtgttctATGCACTTGGAGCTGGAGGGTTAGGGTTGTCTTTGTTCTTAATTCATATTTACGTTACTGAGATTAAACGTACCCTTCAAGTGTTATGGGCTATTGGAGTTCTTGGTTCCATAGTGGCCTCTTTAAGGCTTGCAGAACCGGTTGGTGAGAGCTTGCCACAATATGTTGTTGATCACTCCATGGCTGTTTGGTTTATAGGGCCTCTCTTTGCTGCTTTGACAGGACTCGTCTTCAAGGAAG GGCTTTGTTATGGAAAGTTAGAAGCAGGCATTCTGACATTTATTATTCCGTCAGTACTTCTTGGGCACCTG ACAGGTTTGATGGATGACGGATTGAAACTCAGCCTACTGGGTATCTGGATGGTTCTATTCAGCATTTTTGCAGCAAGAAAGTTCACCCAACCCATCAAG GATGATATTGGTGATAAATCTGTGTTCATATTTAACGCCCTCCCtgagaaggaaaagaaggatttgctTGAGAAACTTGGACAAGCAGATTTGATGCAAGACATTGACTAG
- the LOC113281336 gene encoding pentatricopeptide repeat-containing protein At4g39952, mitochondrial-like, producing MGLTTMNRLHKRLSFSIPPLYFHSSAPPPPSHQTNHLTNLIDQFLSSFSIDIKTLVKYHSFIITSGNPNNIFITSKLISLYSSLNKPNVSSQVFNSFNGYKDTFLWNSIIKSHFSDGDYKNTLEHFSKMHFSSILPNPFTIPMIVTACAELSDIEFGRIIHCFGLKFGLLRYYVAIGSSFVYMYCKCNELGDAENMFDEMTVRDVVSWTALINGYVQNDEFEKGLDCFREMHKVGVGDGEKPNVRTIDGGMKACGNLGYVLSGRCIHGYMVKTGSGYSQFVKSSLLSMYSKCGTTEDAASSFLELDDKDLISMTTIIGVYAKKGRIRECLDLFWAMQKSEIDPDEIIISCIISGLGNSKKVSEGKAFHGMIIRRGFKLSKMVINSLISMYSKFGCLNIAENLFDRLFERDVDSWNHMISGYSKLGLETKCFELFREMQQLRVEANKDSLVLVLSSCSESALIGRSVHCYAIKNGKDANISVANSLVGMYGRCKNLTAANRLFRRVQKDIVTWNTLITAYTHSGHSNEAISLFEQMISADVKPNSVTLKTVLSACSHQAALEHGKRVHSYIKEMGLEFDLSLVTSLVDMYVKCGELQLSREIFDSMPKRDVISWNVMISGYGIHGDANAAVELFQQMEDSGARPNGLSFLAVLLACTHAGLVEAGKDIFSRMERYAIQPTLKHYACMVDLLGRAGYLHEAENLVLSMPIVPDGGVWGSLLGCCRTHNDVEMAERVAKRAIELDPKNDGYYILMANMLNSMGLWEKAEKVREDMNKKGVRKKAGWSAGEQW from the coding sequence ATGGGTCTCACAACTATGAATCGCCTTCACAAGAGGCTCTCATTCTCAATTCCACCACTGTATTTCCATTcatcagcaccaccaccaccttctcatCAAACCAACCACCTTACCAATCTCATTGATCAATTCTTATCGAGCTTTAGTATAGATATCAAAACACTTGTCAAGTATCATTCATTTATAATCACAAGTGGTAATCCCAATAACATTTTCATAACCTCAAAACTAATCTCTCTTTACTCATCTTTAAACAAACCAAATGTATCAAGTCAAGTTTTCAATTCTTTTAATGGATATAAAGACACATTCTTATGGAACTCAATTATTAAGTCTCATTTCTCTGATGGAGATTACAAAAACACACTTGAGCATttttcaaaaatgcatttttcatcCATCCTTCCCAACCCTTTTACAATACCAATGATAGTTACGGCTTGTGCCGAGCTTTCAGATATTGAGTTTGGTCGAATTATTCATTGTTTTGGTTTGAAGTTTGGGCTTTTAAGATATTATGTTGCAATTGGATCTTCTTTTGTTTATATGTATTGCAAGTGTAATGAGTTGGGGGATGCGGAGAACATGTTTGATGAGATGACTGTGAGGGATGTTGTTTCTTGGACAGCTCTTATTAATGGGTATGTTCAAaatgatgaatttgagaaaggGTTGGATTGTTTTAGAGAAATGCATAAAGTTGGTGTCGGAGATGGTGAGAAGCCAAACGTCAGGACTATTGATGGTGGGATGAAAGCTTGTGGGAATTTGGGTTATGTGTTAAGTGGTAGATGTATACATGGTTATATGGTTAAAACAGGAAGTGGGTATTCTCAATTTGTGAAGTCATCGTTGTTGTCAATGTATTCCAAGTGTGGAACTACTGAAGATGCCGCTAGTTCTTTCCTTGAATTGGATGACAAAGATCTTATTTCAATGACAACAATTATTGGTGTTTATGCAAAAAAAGGTCGCATACGTGAATGCTTAGATTTATTTTGGGCAATGCAGAAATCAGAAATTGATCCTGATGAAATCATTATTAGTTGCATTATTTCAGGCCTTGGGAACTCTAAGAAGGTTAGTGAAGGCAAAGCTTTTCATGGCATGATCATTAGGAGAGGTTTTAAGTTAAGTAAAATGGTTATTAATTCTCTCATTTCTATGTACAGCAAGTTTGGCTGTTTAAATATAGCGGAAAATCTCTTTGATAGACTGTTTGAACGGGATGTAGACTCTTGGAACCATATGATATCAGGGTACAGTAAGTTAGGGTTGGAAACAAAGTGCTTTGAGCTTTTCAGGGAAATGCAACAATTAAGAGTGGAAGCTAACAAGGACAGTCTAGTTTTAGTGCTGTCGTCATGTTCTGAATCAGCATTGATAGGACGCTCTGTTCACTGCTATGCAATTAAAAATGGGAAGGATGCAAACATTTCAGTTGCAAATTCACTTGTGGGAATGTATGGAAGATGTAAAAATCTAACAGCCGCGAATAGACTGTTCCGTAGGGTGCAGAAAGACATTGTCACGTGGAACACATTGATTACTGCTTATACTCATAGTGGACATTCAAATGAGGCTATATCGCTGTTCGAACAGATGATTTCAGCTGACGTCAAACCTAATTCAGTGACGTTGAAAACCGTTCTGTCAGCTTGCTCTCATCAAGCAGCATTAGAGCATGGCAAAAGAGTTCATAGTTACATCAAAGAAATGGGTTTGGAGTTTGATTTATCTCTTGTTACTTCTCTAGTTGATATGTATGTTAAATGCGGGGAACTTCAGCTATCAAGAGAAATATTTGATTCCATGCCTAAAAGAGATGTTATTTCATGGAATGTGATGATCTCAGGGTATGGAATTCATGGAGATGCAAATGCTGCAGTGGAGCTGTTCCAACAGATGGAAGATTCGGGTGCAAGACCTAATGGACTGAGCTTCCTCGCAGTCCTGTTGGCATGTACTCATGCAGGTCTTGTCGAAGCAGGAAAGGATATATTCAGTAGGATGGAACGTTATGCAATTCAACCAACTTTGAAACACTATGCTTGTATGGTTGATCTTCTGGGCCGAGCAGGGTATCTACACGAGGCTGAAAATTTAGTTCTGTCAATGCCGATTGTTCCTGATGGGGGTGTATGGGGATCTCTTCTTGGTTGTTGCAGAACCCATAACGATGTTGAGATGGCCGAACGGGTAGCAAAGCGGGCTATAGAATTAGATCCCAAGAACGACGGATACTATATTTTGATGGCTAATATGTTAAATTCCATGGGATTGTGGGAAAAAGCAGAGAAAGTGAGAGAAGATATGAATAAGAAAGGGGTTAGAAAGAAAGCTGGTTGGAGTGCTGGGGAACAGTGGTGA